One part of the Vitis riparia cultivar Riparia Gloire de Montpellier isolate 1030 chromosome 15, EGFV_Vit.rip_1.0, whole genome shotgun sequence genome encodes these proteins:
- the LOC117932030 gene encoding uncharacterized protein LOC117932030 — translation MQQKIAKGEVYPVTPFMNGIFGVSIGTTFLNVDIMKRTCTCRGWEMLGIPCEHVATVILSIGQNVVDFVQDWYKFPMQELIYLGSFSGIETHDMPMVANDGLVRSITGEVFLSLNPPHTKRPLGRPRKKRIESQFQDKWTVSCSRCHTSGHNRITCKNPLS, via the coding sequence atgcagCAGAAAATTGCCAAGGGTGAAGTGTATCCGGTCACTCCTTTCATGAACGGAATATTTGGGGTTTCTATCGGAACCACCTTCTTGAATGTGGACATTATGAAGCGTACTTGCACATGTAGGGGTTGGGAAATGTTGGGAATCCCTTGTGAACATGTGGCAACCGTTATTCTTTCCATCGGTCAGaatgttgttgattttgttCAAGATTGGTACAAATTCCCAATGCAAGAGCTGATTTACTTGGGCTCATTCTCCGGTATAGAGACCCATGACATGCCAATGGTCGCTAATGATGGTTTGGTTCGATCTATCACTGGTGAagttttcctctctcttaacCCTCCCCATACCAAGCGGCCTCTCGGCAGACCAAGAAAGAAGCGCATTGAGTCCCAATTTCAAGATAAATGGACTGTCTCTTGCTCAAGATGTCATACTTCCGGGCACAACAGGATAACATGCAAGAACCCTTTGTCTTAA